One genomic window of Candidatus Pseudobacter hemicellulosilyticus includes the following:
- a CDS encoding glycosyltransferase family 2 protein, with translation MEFTILMPCLNEAETIASCIHKAMASIEDHQLDAEVLIADNGSTDGSVEIAAGLGARVVHVPERGYGCALRYGIENARGKYVIMADADDSYDFREILPFVVKLRAGYELVIGNRFEGGIEMNAMPFLHKYLGNPVLTFIGRLFFKIPVGDFHCGFRGVEKKAMLNIGLDTPGMEFASEMIVRSALSNRRITEVAVKLHPDGRSRAPHLRTWQDGWRHLRFLLLYCPKWLFFYPGLFLFLSGALLMLLLAAHPLQIGTVLLDVHTMLYAAVMLLIGTQILSFYFCSGVLTGRHRRDPAGSWFRLLHKYFTLERSILLGVVLFTIGAGLSVWSLQLWKQLSFGTLDPSRMLRVVIPAITFLMLGVQLIFNSFFASLLGTYSKKDLS, from the coding sequence GTGGAATTTACGATTCTTATGCCATGCCTGAATGAAGCGGAAACAATTGCCAGCTGCATTCATAAAGCGATGGCCTCCATTGAAGATCATCAGCTGGATGCTGAAGTATTGATAGCCGATAACGGCAGTACGGATGGGTCGGTGGAAATAGCAGCAGGACTTGGTGCAAGGGTAGTGCATGTACCGGAAAGAGGCTATGGCTGTGCTTTGCGATACGGTATAGAAAACGCCAGAGGGAAATATGTGATCATGGCAGACGCAGACGATAGTTATGATTTCAGGGAAATACTTCCCTTTGTGGTTAAGTTAAGGGCGGGGTACGAACTGGTCATCGGGAACAGGTTTGAAGGGGGAATTGAAATGAATGCCATGCCGTTCCTGCACAAATACCTGGGCAATCCGGTGCTGACCTTTATAGGAAGGCTTTTTTTTAAGATCCCGGTGGGTGATTTCCATTGTGGCTTCAGAGGCGTAGAGAAAAAGGCTATGCTCAATATTGGACTTGATACGCCGGGGATGGAGTTTGCGTCAGAGATGATAGTGAGATCAGCCTTGTCCAACAGACGAATTACGGAGGTTGCTGTAAAATTGCACCCCGATGGCCGATCCAGGGCCCCGCATCTCAGGACCTGGCAGGACGGCTGGCGACACCTGAGGTTTCTGTTATTGTATTGTCCGAAATGGCTGTTTTTCTATCCCGGCCTTTTTCTTTTTCTGTCAGGAGCCCTCCTGATGTTATTGCTGGCAGCTCATCCTTTACAAATAGGGACTGTACTATTGGATGTTCATACTATGCTTTACGCTGCTGTTATGCTGCTGATAGGCACGCAGATCCTCTCCTTTTATTTCTGTTCGGGCGTTTTAACAGGCAGGCACAGGAGAGATCCGGCAGGAAGCTGGTTTCGGCTATTGCACAAATATTTCACTTTGGAAAGAAGTATCCTGTTGGGGGTTGTCTTATTTACTATAGGGGCAGGACTTAGCGTATGGAGCCTTCAGTTATGGAAACAGCTGTCTTTTGGGACACTTGATCCTTCCCGAATGCTTCGCGTTGTTATTCCGGCCATCACATTTCTTATGCTTGGCGTTCAGTTGATCTTCAATAGTTTTTTTGCGAGTTTACTGGGGACTTATAGTAAGAAAGACCTATCCTGA